In Odontesthes bonariensis isolate fOdoBon6 chromosome 6, fOdoBon6.hap1, whole genome shotgun sequence, one genomic interval encodes:
- the atad1a gene encoding outer mitochondrial transmembrane helix translocase, producing MLLKDLPREALMRPLSRNEVLGMLVRLTVFGAATYYSIKWVVDAMDPTSKQKNQAKKRAEQLMKRIGVEGVKLTEYEMNIASHLVDPHTMKVSWRDIAGLDEIINELQDTVILPFQKRHLLPASKLFQPPKGVLLFGPPGCGKTMIAKATAKASGCKFINLQASTLTDMWYGESQKLTAAVFSLAVKIQPCIVFIDEIESFLRNRSSLDHEATAMMKAQFMSLWDGLDTSTTTQVMVMGATNRPQDVDPAILRRMPATFHIGLPHMRQRQDILRLILAGENLSNAINLKEIAEKTDGYSGSDLRELCRDAAMYRVRDYVRREQMRQIAQQLQDCQEEEKPVDEERLRPVTQLDLLFGLDKMKESKQATASMSTSVPEVPLD from the exons ATGCTTCTGAAAGATCTTCCCAGAGAGGCCCTGATGCGGCCATTGTCCAGGAATGAAGTGCTTGGCATGTTGGTGAGGCTGACTGTCTTTGGGGCAGCTACATACTACAGTATCAAATGGGTGGTTGACGCGATGGACCCTACTTCTAAACAGAAAAATCAAGCCAAGAAAAGG GCAGAACAGCTGATGAAGAGGATTGGTGTCGAGGGGGTCAAACTAACAGAGTATGAGATGAATATTGCATCTCACCTCGTTGATCCACATACTATGAAG GTGTCCTGGAGAGATATAGCAGGTCTGGATGAAATCATAAATGAGCTGCAAGACACAGTTATCCTACCCTTTCAGAAGAGACATCTTTTACCCGCATCAAAACTCTTCCAGCCACCTAAAG GTGTTTTATTATTCGGTCCACCGGGATGCGGAAAGACCATGATTGCCAAGGCAACAGCCAAGGCCTCAGGATGCAAATTTATCAACCTTCAGGCCTCCACGCTGACTGATATGTGGTACGGTGAATCCCAGAAGCTGACTGCTGCAGTCTTCTCTTTAGCTGTCAAAATTCAGCCTTGTATCGTCTTTATTGATGAGATTG AGTCATTTCTGAGAAATCGCTCCAGCCTGGATCATGAGGCCACAGCCATGATGAAAGCCCAGTTTATGAGCCTGTGGGATGGACTGGACACCTCTACAACTACCCAG GTGATGGTGATGGGAGCTACAAACAGGCCACAGGATGTAGATCCAGCTATTCTGCGTCGGATGCCAGCCACTTTCCACATTGGCCTGCCA CACATGAGGCAAAGACAAGACATCCTGAGGCTGATTTTAGCAGGAGAAAAT CTCAGTAATGCCATTAATCTGAAGGAGATTGCAGAGAAGACAGACGGCTACTCTGGCAGTGACCTCAGAGAGCTGTGCCGCGATGCAGCCATGTATCGTGTCCGGGACTACGTCCGCAGGGAGCAAATGAGGCAGATAGcgcagcagctgcaggactgccAAGAAGAGGAAAA GCCTGTGGACGAGGAGCGACTGCGGCCAGTCACCCAGTTGGACCTCCTCTTCGGCTTGGACAAGATGAAAGAATCCAAGCAGGCCACAGCCTCCATGTCAACCAGCGTACCAGAGGTTCCGCTGGACTGA